In Nocardioides faecalis, the following proteins share a genomic window:
- a CDS encoding FecCD family ABC transporter permease, producing the protein MVVVTASVLIGSNLVSPAAITDSAHPEHAIFVKRFERTLTGLVIGAAFALAGACMQGLTRNPLADPGLLGVNAGAAFAMVVAITVLGISTLQQYLWFGFLGAALATVTVHLVAGVGRGGATPVKLTIAGAALTAGLTSWTTALLLVDRSAVEQIRRWQVGSVAGRDPDVLLTALPALVVGAVLALAMTGALNSFALGDDLARGLGRRTGRDRVLVGTAIVLLAGTGTAVAGPIGFVGLVVPHVVRRLVGADHRLLVPFSAGYGAVLVVAADTLGRVVLPPTEVPVGLTSTLIGLVAIIWLVRQGRVAKL; encoded by the coding sequence CTGGTCGTCGTCACCGCGTCGGTGCTGATCGGCTCCAACCTCGTCTCCCCCGCCGCGATCACCGACAGCGCGCACCCCGAGCACGCGATCTTCGTCAAGCGCTTCGAGCGCACCCTGACCGGTCTGGTGATCGGGGCCGCGTTCGCCCTCGCCGGGGCCTGCATGCAGGGCCTCACCCGCAACCCGCTGGCCGACCCCGGCCTGCTCGGCGTCAACGCCGGCGCCGCCTTCGCCATGGTCGTCGCGATCACCGTCCTGGGGATCAGCACGCTGCAGCAGTACCTGTGGTTCGGCTTCCTCGGTGCCGCGCTCGCCACCGTCACCGTGCACCTCGTCGCCGGCGTCGGCCGCGGAGGCGCCACCCCCGTCAAGCTGACGATCGCCGGCGCCGCGCTGACCGCCGGGCTGACCAGCTGGACCACCGCCCTGCTGCTCGTCGACCGCAGCGCCGTCGAGCAGATCCGGCGCTGGCAGGTCGGCTCCGTGGCCGGCCGCGACCCCGACGTGCTGCTCACCGCGCTGCCCGCGCTCGTCGTCGGCGCGGTGCTCGCGCTCGCGATGACCGGCGCACTGAACTCGTTCGCCCTCGGCGACGACCTCGCCCGCGGCCTCGGCCGCCGCACCGGCCGCGACCGGGTGCTGGTGGGGACCGCCATCGTGCTGCTCGCCGGCACCGGCACCGCCGTCGCCGGCCCGATCGGCTTCGTCGGACTCGTCGTCCCCCACGTCGTACGACGCCTGGTCGGTGCCGACCACCGGCTGCTCGTGCCCTTCAGCGCCGGGTACGGCGCCGTGCTGGTCGTCGCCGCCGACACCCTCGGCCGCGTGGTGCTGCCCCCCACGGAGGTGCCGGTCGGGCTGACCTCGACGCTGATCGGCCTGGTCGCCATCATCTGGCTGGTCCGCCAGGGACGGGTGGCGAAGCTGTGA
- a CDS encoding FecCD family ABC transporter permease produces MSATFDHHPDLADIDASAVVHRARLRPRRRHALVLGALGVALLGAFAANVLLGDYTYTVPDFFRILFGADIPVASYLLMESKLPRAVLAVLVGLSFGAGGAIFQATLRNPLASPDLVGVSMGASAAAVWGVLIAGWQGPRISLLAVAGALLAAAVVRAVGGRAGTQRIVLVGVVLTFALSSVVHYLMSRASLFDVQVALQWLAGSLQAADWQRVRIVALCLLLTLPVLVVLAPTLRAAQLGDELATALGTRRHAPDLLLAAAVVLVAVAVAAAGPIAFLGFMSGPIARALNAGRHTVVGAALVGAVLVLVGDYVGRYLIGDVNVPVGLVTGAAGAPFLLWLLSRGAAGKAAA; encoded by the coding sequence GTGAGCGCCACCTTCGACCACCACCCCGACCTGGCCGACATCGACGCTTCCGCCGTGGTGCACCGCGCCCGCCTGCGGCCCCGGCGCCGACACGCGCTGGTGCTCGGCGCGCTCGGTGTGGCGCTGCTCGGCGCCTTCGCGGCCAACGTGCTGCTCGGCGACTACACCTACACGGTGCCGGACTTCTTCCGGATCCTCTTCGGCGCCGACATCCCGGTCGCCAGCTACCTGCTGATGGAGTCGAAGCTGCCGCGCGCGGTGCTGGCCGTGCTGGTCGGGCTGAGCTTCGGCGCCGGCGGCGCCATCTTCCAGGCCACCCTGCGCAACCCCCTCGCCAGCCCCGACCTGGTCGGCGTGTCGATGGGCGCCAGCGCGGCTGCGGTCTGGGGCGTCCTCATCGCCGGCTGGCAGGGCCCGCGGATCTCGCTGCTGGCGGTGGCCGGCGCGCTGCTCGCGGCCGCCGTGGTGCGGGCCGTGGGCGGCCGGGCCGGCACCCAGCGCATCGTGCTGGTCGGGGTGGTGCTGACGTTCGCCCTGTCCTCGGTGGTGCACTACCTGATGAGCCGCGCGTCGCTGTTCGACGTGCAGGTCGCCCTGCAGTGGCTGGCCGGCAGCCTGCAGGCCGCCGACTGGCAGCGGGTCCGGATCGTCGCGCTGTGCCTGCTGCTGACGCTGCCGGTGCTGGTCGTCCTGGCGCCGACGCTGCGGGCCGCCCAGCTCGGCGACGAGCTGGCGACCGCGCTCGGCACCCGCCGCCACGCGCCCGACCTGCTGCTCGCCGCGGCGGTCGTCCTGGTGGCCGTCGCGGTCGCCGCGGCGGGCCCGATCGCGTTCCTCGGCTTCATGTCCGGGCCCATCGCCCGCGCCCTCAACGCCGGCCGGCACACCGTCGTCGGTGCCGCCCTCGTCGGTGCCGTGCTGGTGCTGGTCGGGGACTACGTGGGCCGCTACCTCATCGGCGACGTCAACGTGCCGGTCGGGCTGGTCACCGGCGCCGCCGGCGCCCCGTTCCTGCTGTGGCTGCTCTCGCGTGGAGCGGCCGGAAAGGCGGCCGCATGA
- a CDS encoding ABC transporter ATP-binding protein, with the protein MSRLSAESLVLGYDDRTVVDHLDLAVADGQVTVLVGANACGKSTLLRGLARLLRPRGGTVLLDGEDIHRRPTKEVARVLGLLPQQPLVPEGVTVVDLVGRGRQPHQGVFGRWSAEDEAAVTDALVATDTLHLADRAMDELSGGQRQRVWLAMALAQGTDLLLLDEPTTYLDLAHQVEMLDLLADLNEKAGTTIVMVLHELNLAARYADRLVAMKDGRIVAAGTPHEVVTAEVVREVFGLDCQVVDDPVTHTPLVVPIGRRAARTTPATPATAHAATHEEVT; encoded by the coding sequence ATGAGCCGGCTCAGCGCCGAGTCCCTCGTCCTCGGCTACGACGACCGCACCGTGGTCGACCACCTCGACCTCGCGGTCGCGGACGGCCAGGTCACCGTGCTGGTGGGCGCCAACGCCTGCGGCAAGTCCACGCTGCTGCGCGGCCTGGCCCGGCTGCTGCGTCCCCGGGGCGGCACGGTGCTGCTCGACGGCGAGGACATCCACCGCCGGCCCACCAAGGAGGTCGCCCGGGTGCTCGGGCTGCTACCCCAGCAGCCGCTGGTCCCCGAGGGCGTGACGGTCGTCGACCTCGTCGGCCGCGGCCGTCAGCCGCACCAGGGCGTCTTCGGTCGCTGGAGCGCCGAGGACGAGGCCGCGGTCACCGACGCGCTCGTCGCCACCGACACCCTGCACCTGGCCGACCGGGCGATGGACGAGCTCTCCGGCGGCCAGCGGCAGCGGGTCTGGCTGGCCATGGCGCTGGCCCAGGGCACCGACCTGCTGCTCCTCGACGAGCCCACGACGTACCTCGACCTGGCCCACCAGGTGGAGATGCTCGACCTGCTCGCCGACCTCAACGAGAAGGCCGGCACCACGATCGTGATGGTGCTGCACGAGCTCAACCTCGCCGCGCGCTACGCCGACCGGCTGGTGGCGATGAAGGACGGCCGGATCGTCGCCGCCGGCACCCCGCACGAGGTGGTCACCGCCGAGGTGGTCCGCGAGGTCTTCGGCCTGGACTGCCAGGTCGTCGACGACCCCGTCACGCACACCCCGCTGGTGGTGCCGATCGGGCGCCGGGCCGCCCGGACCACCCCGGCCACCCCGGCCACCGCGCACGCCGCCACCCACGAGGAGGTCACCTGA
- a CDS encoding siderophore-interacting protein, whose product MTLQNEYVATLPLVLDEVEVVGVERVSPSFVRVELGGPAVGRIGVDGALYDQRFKVIFPNAAGRLPSFADATEDWWSTWTAIPEPERGVMRTYTIRDLVGEGNDTRLVVDIVVHEDDEPTQPHDASGSSPAAAWSPEGTGNRWALQAAVGQRLMVLAPRRGHAFGGIEWAPDGADRLLLVGDETAVPAIRGVLRDLPADASGAVFLEVPLGADVLDDVRAPEGVSVHWLPRDGAARGELVHAAVLAHLTGTPEAVAAAAEPVVADDEVDPELWETPAYSSSGEEVVGATSVPADTPYAGLYAWIAGESKVVTGLRRILVKDLGLDRGQVAFMGYWREGVAMRS is encoded by the coding sequence ATGACCCTGCAGAACGAGTACGTCGCCACCCTGCCCCTGGTCCTGGACGAGGTCGAGGTGGTCGGCGTCGAGCGGGTCTCGCCCTCGTTCGTGCGGGTCGAGCTCGGCGGCCCCGCCGTGGGCCGGATCGGCGTCGACGGCGCGCTGTACGACCAGCGGTTCAAGGTCATCTTCCCCAACGCCGCCGGCCGGCTGCCGTCGTTCGCCGACGCCACGGAGGACTGGTGGAGCACCTGGACCGCGATCCCGGAGCCCGAGCGCGGCGTGATGCGGACCTACACCATCCGCGACCTCGTCGGCGAGGGCAACGACACCCGGCTGGTCGTGGACATCGTGGTGCACGAGGACGACGAGCCGACCCAGCCGCACGACGCGAGCGGTTCGAGTCCGGCGGCTGCGTGGTCGCCCGAGGGCACCGGGAACCGGTGGGCGCTGCAGGCGGCCGTGGGGCAGCGGCTGATGGTGCTCGCACCGCGGCGCGGCCACGCGTTCGGCGGCATCGAGTGGGCCCCCGACGGCGCGGACCGGCTGCTGCTGGTCGGCGACGAGACGGCGGTGCCCGCCATCCGCGGCGTGCTGCGTGACCTGCCCGCCGACGCCTCCGGGGCCGTGTTCCTGGAGGTGCCCCTCGGTGCGGACGTGCTCGACGACGTACGGGCGCCGGAGGGCGTGAGCGTGCACTGGCTGCCCCGCGACGGCGCGGCCCGCGGCGAGCTCGTGCACGCGGCGGTGCTGGCCCACCTGACCGGTACCCCGGAGGCGGTGGCGGCCGCGGCCGAGCCGGTGGTCGCCGACGACGAGGTCGACCCGGAGCTGTGGGAGACCCCGGCGTACTCCTCCTCCGGGGAGGAGGTGGTCGGCGCGACCTCGGTGCCCGCGGACACGCCGTACGCCGGGCTGTACGCCTGGATCGCCGGTGAGTCGAAGGTGGTGACCGGGCTGCGGCGCATCCTGGTCAAGGACCTGGGCCTGGACCGCGGCCAGGTCGCGTTCATGGGCTACTGGCGCGAGGGCGTCGCGATGCGGTCCTGA
- a CDS encoding CocE/NonD family hydrolase, whose translation MHVPARRRRRRLLTALLSSGLAVAFAVPASAELAGSGRDGIGNDAGTATRASAPGAGSDGGTSARAGKVDKRWEPSAAVRKGSTVRATPKPTTKPGPRGDRTPWTPRAASYAATTKTSDLAIRMDDGVVLRGDLVRPAGPDGQPVTGRLPVVLTITAYNKSLIGGGFASGLTGADSDYLVKRGYAQLTVDARGTGSSEGTWAAFSEREGRDAAAVVEWAAAQPWSNGKVGMTGASYMGISQLFAAAHRPKGLKAIFPQVPAADVYRDVVASGGQIDVGFMPLWMGLVTATGIVPPAITATDPASGVKALLEHLAGATTFTAPLLAQAVLGGDPAFDGPFYRERSPIEVLDKVDVPTFLIGGEFDLFQRGTPLVFERLQRNKVPTKLIFGPWDHLQGSSGAEVGDAGYGTLAELQLRWFDRYLLGRDTKLDQIPALTYYEQGSGAWVKKAKWIDEDLSARSFALSGSSSVGGKAGALTTGTPSAGTSTVLPVPVTGLCTRSANQWTAGLPAAVTRDLPCFTDNRLNDLGGLTFDTAPLSAPIRFQGPVNARLHVSTLTGDGMLSVAVEDVAPDGTVTRISGGWQTIAHRELDPRRSRYLDGKLLQPFHPFTRAAKKPLAAGQVAPVDVEIFPTGAKIAEGHRLRIAVQAFDVPHLLSTVPGPGRPPRAVHPAHRARAPLGDHPRRALTGVRQGQDRIATPSRQ comes from the coding sequence ATGCATGTCCCCGCTCGTCGCCGTCGCCGTCGCCTGCTGACCGCGCTGCTGAGCAGCGGCCTGGCGGTCGCGTTCGCCGTCCCCGCCTCCGCCGAGCTCGCCGGATCCGGCCGCGACGGCATCGGCAACGACGCCGGCACCGCCACCCGGGCCTCGGCACCCGGCGCCGGATCCGACGGCGGCACCTCCGCCCGGGCCGGCAAGGTCGACAAGCGCTGGGAGCCGTCCGCGGCGGTGCGCAAGGGCTCCACCGTCCGTGCCACACCGAAGCCCACGACGAAGCCGGGGCCGCGCGGCGACCGCACCCCGTGGACCCCGCGTGCGGCGTCGTACGCGGCGACCACGAAGACCTCCGACCTGGCGATCCGGATGGACGACGGCGTCGTGCTGCGCGGCGACCTGGTCCGGCCCGCCGGCCCGGACGGCCAGCCGGTGACCGGTCGGTTGCCGGTCGTGCTCACCATCACCGCCTACAACAAGTCGTTGATCGGCGGCGGGTTCGCCTCCGGGCTCACCGGCGCGGACTCCGACTACCTGGTCAAGCGCGGCTACGCCCAGCTCACCGTCGACGCCCGCGGCACCGGCTCGTCGGAGGGCACGTGGGCGGCGTTCAGCGAGCGGGAGGGCCGCGATGCCGCCGCGGTCGTGGAGTGGGCCGCCGCCCAGCCCTGGAGCAACGGCAAGGTCGGGATGACCGGGGCGTCGTACATGGGCATCTCACAGCTCTTCGCCGCCGCGCACCGACCCAAGGGTCTGAAGGCGATCTTCCCGCAGGTCCCGGCCGCGGACGTGTACCGCGACGTGGTCGCCTCCGGCGGCCAGATCGACGTCGGCTTCATGCCGCTGTGGATGGGCCTGGTCACCGCCACCGGGATCGTCCCGCCGGCGATCACGGCCACGGACCCGGCCTCGGGGGTCAAGGCGCTGCTGGAGCACCTGGCCGGCGCCACCACCTTCACCGCCCCGCTGCTGGCCCAGGCCGTGCTCGGCGGCGACCCGGCCTTCGACGGACCGTTCTACCGGGAGCGGTCCCCGATCGAGGTGCTCGACAAGGTGGACGTGCCGACGTTCCTGATCGGCGGCGAGTTCGACCTGTTCCAGCGGGGGACCCCGTTGGTCTTCGAACGGCTGCAACGCAACAAGGTGCCGACCAAGCTCATCTTCGGGCCGTGGGACCACCTGCAGGGCTCCTCGGGCGCCGAGGTCGGCGATGCCGGGTACGGCACGCTCGCCGAGCTCCAGCTGCGCTGGTTCGACCGGTACCTGCTCGGCCGGGACACCAAGCTCGACCAGATCCCCGCGCTGACCTACTACGAGCAGGGCTCCGGGGCGTGGGTGAAGAAGGCGAAGTGGATCGATGAGGACCTCTCCGCCCGCAGCTTCGCCCTCTCGGGCAGCTCGAGCGTCGGGGGCAAGGCCGGCGCCCTCACCACCGGCACCCCCAGTGCCGGCACCTCCACGGTGCTGCCGGTGCCCGTCACCGGCCTGTGCACCCGCTCGGCCAACCAGTGGACCGCCGGCCTGCCCGCCGCCGTGACCCGCGACCTGCCCTGCTTCACCGACAACCGGCTCAACGACCTCGGTGGACTCACCTTCGACACCGCGCCGCTGTCTGCGCCGATCCGCTTCCAGGGGCCGGTGAACGCCCGGCTGCACGTCTCGACGCTGACCGGCGACGGCATGCTGTCGGTGGCGGTCGAGGACGTCGCGCCCGACGGCACCGTGACCCGGATCAGCGGCGGCTGGCAGACCATCGCGCACCGGGAGCTGGACCCGCGCCGCTCCCGCTACCTCGACGGCAAGCTGCTGCAGCCCTTCCACCCGTTCACCCGAGCGGCGAAGAAGCCGCTGGCCGCCGGACAGGTGGCGCCGGTCGACGTCGAGATCTTCCCGACCGGCGCGAAGATCGCCGAGGGACACCGGCTGCGGATCGCGGTGCAGGCCTTCGACGTGCCGCACCTGCTCTCCACCGTCCCCGGACCTGGTCGGCCACCTCGTGCCGTTCACCCTGCACACCGGGCCCGAGCACCGCTCGGAGATCACCCTCGCCGTGCGCTGACCGGGGTGCGGCAGGGTCAGGACCGCATCGCGACGCCCTCGCGCCAGTAG
- a CDS encoding heterodisulfide reductase-related iron-sulfur binding cluster — translation MQAVAIVVSLVFTAVAVALTVRAVLAMLGVIRKGQPAPGRTGNPGGRTLTMLKETFGHTRMLQWTWIGILHWFAFAAFIGLSTAVAAAYVQLFDPEFTIPVIGQLWLYEWAAELLGLLGTIAIIPLIVYRLTHRPSQIGRKSRFFGSTMWQAYFVEGMVLLESSAILFIRGAEYNLAKAHGGTAAEHADGLHFPVSQYFGNLFPTGADSIPTLENIIYFIAMVKIVSAMIWLIVISTNLTMGVAWHRFTAWFNIWFKREDSGRTALGAVKPLTSGGKAITLDDIDDLDEDAALGVGSIWDFSWKDILDFTTCTECGRCQSQCPAWNTEKPLSPKLMITALREQAFAMAGADPTAEGGEPRALIGKTDKEQSDGVDEWFYQPPGGDFVIDEDALWACTNCGACVQQCPVDIEHVDHFVDMRRYQVLVESNFPSELNGLFKGLENKGNPWNMSATARLDWAKDLPFEVKVVGEAIEDLESVDWLFWVGCAGAYEDRAKKTTRAVAELLDMAGVSFGVLGNGETCSGDSARRAGNEFVYQGLAQQNIETLTEAKAKKVVSTCPHCMNTLKNEYRQLGLELEVIHHTQLLNRLVREGKLTPVADGDGAHQRKVTYHDPCFLGRHNQVYTPPRDLLEILPGAEFAEMERNKEKSFCCGAGGARMWMEETIGERINLNRTAEAVGTGSDQIAVGCPFCRVMLSDGLTKMQADGEAREEVEVLDVAQMLLASVKGEMATKLAPGAGTATAAPAAKQSVETKAEPEKGDVTVTENTVVDTEDAGPAAKASGGSSMFDDPSSMFDTPAEAKSTDKPAEKAAEKSAEKPAEKSGGSLFDDAGSLFGDAPAESKTDAEPAAKSEPAAKAETKTEAKTEPKTESKPAEPAGDLGSGGSLFDLAPAEPAAKAEKPAAEKPAAKKPAEKPAAKPAEPAPVADLGAGGSLFDIQPTEAPKAETPKAETPKAEAPKAETPKSSEPAPKPVEEQVVEAQVEGGVAAAKPEPAAAETPKVDLNSVGSLFDLAAPEAPAPAKAPQPSSEPASEALTETPVTETPATEAPASVVEAETAAPAPVEESAPVEEDARAEEAAVVGDAPEPKPVASDAVPSATPASSGQASRPHTDVDIHAVSSLFDIPAPEGAVVERPAAAAAAPAAAEAPVAEAPPAEAPVEKAPVEKAPAAEPEVAAEPEAAEPEPEPEPEVEVEVAEPEPAEEPEKPAAAAPASSGARHEPRRDVDINAAESLFDL, via the coding sequence ATGCAAGCGGTAGCGATCGTCGTCTCCCTTGTCTTCACGGCCGTAGCGGTCGCCCTGACGGTGCGGGCGGTGCTTGCCATGCTCGGAGTGATCCGCAAGGGCCAGCCGGCCCCGGGCCGCACCGGCAACCCGGGCGGCCGGACGTTGACCATGCTGAAGGAGACCTTCGGGCACACCCGGATGCTCCAGTGGACGTGGATCGGCATCCTGCACTGGTTCGCGTTCGCGGCGTTCATCGGTCTCTCCACGGCCGTCGCGGCGGCGTACGTGCAGCTCTTCGACCCCGAGTTCACCATCCCGGTCATCGGCCAGTTGTGGCTCTACGAGTGGGCCGCAGAGCTGCTCGGACTCCTGGGCACCATCGCGATCATCCCGCTGATCGTCTACCGGCTCACCCACCGGCCCTCGCAGATCGGCCGCAAGAGCCGGTTCTTCGGCTCCACGATGTGGCAGGCCTACTTCGTCGAGGGCATGGTGCTGCTGGAGTCCTCCGCGATCCTCTTCATCCGCGGTGCGGAGTACAACCTGGCCAAGGCCCACGGCGGCACGGCCGCCGAGCACGCCGACGGCCTGCACTTCCCGGTCTCGCAGTACTTCGGCAACCTCTTCCCCACCGGCGCGGACTCCATCCCGACGCTCGAGAACATCATCTACTTCATCGCGATGGTCAAGATCGTCTCCGCGATGATCTGGCTGATCGTCATCTCCACCAACCTGACCATGGGTGTGGCCTGGCACCGCTTCACCGCCTGGTTCAACATCTGGTTCAAGCGTGAGGACTCCGGTCGTACGGCGCTCGGCGCGGTCAAGCCGCTGACCTCCGGCGGCAAGGCGATCACCCTCGACGACATCGACGACCTCGACGAGGACGCCGCCCTCGGCGTCGGCTCCATCTGGGACTTCTCCTGGAAGGACATCCTCGACTTCACCACCTGCACCGAGTGCGGACGCTGTCAGTCGCAGTGCCCGGCGTGGAACACCGAGAAGCCGCTGTCCCCGAAGCTGATGATCACCGCGCTGCGCGAGCAGGCGTTCGCGATGGCCGGCGCCGACCCGACCGCCGAGGGCGGCGAGCCGCGCGCGCTGATCGGCAAGACGGACAAGGAGCAGTCCGACGGCGTCGACGAGTGGTTCTACCAGCCGCCCGGCGGTGACTTCGTCATCGACGAGGACGCCCTGTGGGCCTGCACCAACTGCGGTGCCTGCGTGCAGCAGTGCCCCGTCGACATCGAGCACGTCGACCACTTCGTCGACATGCGCCGCTACCAGGTGCTCGTCGAGTCGAACTTCCCCTCCGAGCTCAACGGCCTCTTCAAGGGCCTGGAGAACAAGGGCAACCCGTGGAACATGTCCGCGACCGCCCGCCTCGACTGGGCCAAGGACCTGCCGTTCGAGGTCAAGGTCGTGGGCGAGGCGATCGAGGACCTCGAGTCCGTCGACTGGCTGTTCTGGGTCGGCTGCGCCGGTGCCTACGAGGACCGCGCGAAGAAGACCACCCGTGCGGTGGCCGAGCTGCTCGACATGGCCGGCGTCTCGTTCGGTGTGCTCGGCAACGGCGAGACCTGCTCGGGTGACTCCGCGCGTCGCGCCGGCAACGAGTTCGTGTACCAGGGCCTGGCCCAGCAGAACATCGAGACGCTGACCGAGGCGAAGGCCAAGAAGGTCGTCTCCACCTGCCCGCACTGCATGAACACCCTCAAGAACGAGTACCGCCAGCTCGGTCTCGAGCTCGAGGTCATCCACCACACCCAGCTGCTCAACCGCCTGGTGCGCGAGGGCAAGCTCACCCCGGTCGCGGACGGCGACGGCGCCCACCAGCGCAAGGTCACCTACCACGACCCGTGCTTCCTGGGTCGCCACAACCAGGTCTACACGCCCCCGCGTGACCTGCTGGAGATCCTGCCCGGCGCCGAGTTCGCCGAGATGGAGCGCAACAAGGAGAAGTCCTTCTGCTGCGGCGCCGGTGGCGCCCGCATGTGGATGGAGGAGACGATCGGCGAGCGGATCAACCTCAACCGCACCGCCGAGGCGGTCGGCACCGGGTCGGACCAGATCGCGGTCGGCTGCCCCTTCTGCCGCGTGATGCTCTCCGACGGCCTGACCAAGATGCAGGCCGACGGCGAGGCCCGCGAGGAGGTCGAGGTCCTCGACGTCGCGCAGATGCTGCTCGCCTCGGTCAAGGGCGAGATGGCCACCAAGCTCGCGCCCGGCGCGGGTACGGCGACCGCGGCTCCGGCCGCCAAGCAGTCGGTGGAGACCAAGGCCGAGCCCGAGAAGGGCGACGTCACCGTCACCGAGAACACCGTGGTCGACACCGAGGACGCCGGCCCGGCGGCCAAGGCGTCGGGTGGCTCGTCGATGTTCGACGACCCGTCCTCGATGTTCGACACCCCGGCCGAGGCGAAGTCGACGGACAAGCCCGCGGAGAAGGCAGCCGAGAAGTCGGCAGAGAAGCCGGCGGAGAAGTCCGGTGGTTCGCTCTTCGACGACGCCGGCTCGCTGTTCGGCGACGCGCCTGCCGAGTCCAAGACGGACGCCGAGCCGGCGGCCAAGTCGGAGCCGGCAGCCAAGGCGGAGACCAAGACCGAGGCCAAGACCGAGCCCAAGACGGAGTCGAAGCCGGCAGAGCCTGCCGGCGACCTCGGCTCGGGCGGTTCGCTGTTCGACCTGGCGCCGGCGGAGCCCGCCGCCAAGGCCGAGAAGCCCGCTGCCGAGAAGCCGGCTGCGAAGAAGCCTGCGGAGAAGCCGGCCGCCAAGCCCGCCGAGCCGGCGCCGGTCGCCGACCTGGGGGCGGGCGGCTCGTTGTTCGACATCCAGCCGACCGAGGCACCGAAGGCCGAGACGCCCAAGGCGGAGACGCCCAAGGCGGAGGCACCCAAGGCGGAGACGCCCAAGTCCTCCGAGCCGGCCCCGAAGCCGGTCGAGGAGCAGGTCGTCGAGGCGCAGGTCGAGGGTGGCGTGGCTGCGGCCAAGCCGGAGCCGGCTGCCGCCGAGACGCCGAAGGTGGACCTCAACAGCGTCGGCTCGCTGTTCGACCTCGCAGCACCCGAGGCACCCGCCCCGGCGAAGGCGCCCCAGCCGTCGTCTGAGCCGGCGTCCGAGGCGTTGACGGAGACCCCGGTCACCGAGACCCCCGCCACCGAGGCCCCGGCCTCCGTGGTCGAGGCCGAGACCGCCGCACCCGCGCCGGTCGAGGAGTCGGCTCCGGTCGAGGAGGACGCCCGTGCCGAGGAGGCCGCGGTCGTCGGTGACGCCCCCGAGCCCAAGCCGGTCGCCTCGGACGCCGTGCCGAGCGCGACGCCCGCCAGCTCGGGGCAGGCCAGCCGGCCGCACACCGACGTGGACATCCACGCGGTGAGCTCGCTCTTCGACATCCCGGCACCCGAGGGTGCCGTCGTGGAGCGGCCCGCTGCGGCTGCTGCGGCTCCGGCCGCTGCGGAGGCCCCGGTTGCCGAGGCTCCGCCTGCGGAGGCGCCGGTCGAGAAGGCGCCGGTCGAGAAGGCGCCGGCCGCGGAGCCGGAGGTCGCGGCGGAGCCCGAGGCCGCTGAGCCGGAGCCCGAGCCGGAGCCCGAGGTCGAGGTCGAGGTTGCTGAGCCGGAGCCCGCGGAGGAGCCGGAGAAGCCCGCGGCCGCCGCGCCGGCCTCGTCCGGAGCGCGCCACGAGCCCCGCCGCGACGTCGACATCAACGCCGCGGAGTCGCTCTTCGACCTCTGA